A genomic stretch from Deltaproteobacteria bacterium includes:
- a CDS encoding molybdopterin-binding protein encodes MKAIPVEDAVGTVLCHDITRIVPGETKGPAFRRGHVVGPDDIQLLLDIGKAHLYVFDPRDGYVHEDECALRLARAAAGQGLTISSPSEGKSTLTAAIDGVLKIDVQGLFRLNSITDVTFGTIHTGQFVKTGRVVAGTRVIPLAAPEELLQEAEAVCREHAPLIEVLPLKPAKVGVVTTGSEVYNGRIKDGFGPVLKKKFERLGSTILEQVFVSDQVEMTVDAILSLKKRGADFIAVTGGMSVDPDDQTPASIRKTGAKVVSYGAPTYPGAMFMLAYLDDVPVVGLPGCVMYYKASIFDLVVPRLLAGERLERKDIVAFGHGGLCESCPSCHYPACGFGKL; translated from the coding sequence ATGAAAGCCATCCCTGTTGAAGATGCTGTTGGAACCGTACTTTGCCATGACATCACCCGTATCGTGCCGGGCGAGACCAAGGGTCCTGCTTTTCGTCGCGGCCACGTCGTTGGTCCGGATGACATCCAGCTCCTGCTCGATATCGGCAAGGCCCATCTTTATGTTTTCGACCCTCGCGATGGATACGTCCACGAGGACGAATGCGCCCTGCGGCTGGCCCGTGCCGCGGCGGGGCAGGGGTTGACCATCAGCTCGCCGAGCGAGGGCAAGTCCACGCTGACCGCGGCCATTGACGGCGTGCTCAAGATCGATGTGCAAGGGCTTTTTCGCCTTAATTCCATTACCGATGTAACGTTCGGGACCATCCATACCGGGCAATTCGTGAAGACGGGACGCGTCGTGGCCGGAACACGGGTCATCCCCCTGGCCGCGCCCGAGGAATTGCTCCAGGAAGCCGAGGCCGTGTGTCGCGAACACGCGCCGCTTATTGAAGTGCTCCCGCTCAAGCCGGCCAAGGTTGGCGTCGTGACCACGGGGAGCGAAGTCTACAATGGACGTATCAAGGATGGATTTGGTCCGGTTCTGAAAAAGAAGTTCGAGCGTCTGGGATCCACGATTCTCGAACAGGTCTTTGTGTCGGATCAGGTGGAAATGACGGTGGACGCCATTTTGTCCCTGAAAAAACGAGGGGCTGATTTTATCGCGGTCACCGGCGGCATGAGTGTCGATCCCGATGACCAGACTCCGGCGTCCATCAGGAAGACCGGGGCGAAGGTCGTGTCCTACGGCGCCCCCACCTATCCCGGTGCCATGTTCATGCTCGCCTATCTGGACGACGTGCCCGTGGTCGGGCTGCCCGGCTGTGTTATGTATTATAAGGCCAGTATTTTCGATCTGGTCGTGCCACGGCTTTTGGCCGGGGAACGCCTGGAACGGAAGGATATTGTTGCGTTTGGTCATGGAGGCCTGTGCGAAAGCTGTCCCAGTTGCCATTATCCGGCCTGCGGCTTTGGCAAGCTCTAG